Proteins encoded within one genomic window of Flavobacterium oreochromis:
- a CDS encoding fumarate reductase/succinate dehydrogenase flavoprotein subunit — translation MKLDSKIPEGHISQKWTNHKNNLKLVAPNNRPKIDVIVVGTGLAGASAAASLGEMGYNVKAFCFQDSPRRAHSIAAQGGVNAAKNYQNDGDSVYRLFYDTIKGGDYRAREANVHRLAEVSGNIIDQCVAQGVPFAREYGGMLDNRSFGGTQVQRTFYAAGQTGQQLLLGAYSALSRQIGLGRVKMYNRHEMLELVKVDGKARGIIARNLITGEIERHSAHAVIIASGGYGNVYFLSTNAMGSNVTAAWKIHKQGAHFANPCYVQIHPTCIPVHGTNQSKLTLMSESLRNSGRIWVPKKIEDAVAIREGKLKPVQIAEEDRDYFLERRYPAFGNLVPRDVASRAAKERCDAGFGIEANDTNEGVYLDFASEVIAKGKQAAYAKGNHNPSQEEIVTLGKAWLEEKYGNLFTMYQKITDENPYETPMKIYPAVHYTMGGVWVDYNLQSTIPGCFVAGEANFSDHGANRLGASALMQGLADGYFVLPYTVSNYLADEIRTGKISTDSPEFVQAEKNVRDQINAFLTNNGSKSVDHFHKRLGNIMWNKVGMGRNEKGLTEAIAEIDALRKEFYADVYVPGAADEMNTELEKALRVADFMELGQLMAMDALQRKESCGGHFREEYQDAEGETLRDDENFSFVGAWEYQGEDINKSVLHKEELKYEYIKIAARNYK, via the coding sequence ATGAAGTTAGATTCTAAAATACCTGAAGGTCACATTTCACAGAAATGGACTAATCACAAAAATAACTTAAAATTAGTTGCTCCTAATAACCGTCCAAAAATTGATGTAATCGTTGTTGGTACAGGTTTAGCAGGTGCTTCAGCTGCTGCTTCATTAGGAGAAATGGGATATAATGTAAAAGCATTTTGTTTCCAAGATTCACCACGTCGTGCGCACTCAATTGCAGCACAAGGAGGGGTGAATGCGGCTAAGAACTATCAAAATGACGGTGACTCAGTTTATCGTTTATTTTATGATACAATCAAAGGGGGTGACTACCGTGCTCGTGAGGCTAACGTACACCGTTTAGCAGAGGTTTCAGGTAACATCATCGACCAATGTGTGGCGCAAGGAGTTCCTTTTGCTCGCGAATACGGAGGTATGTTAGACAACCGTTCGTTTGGTGGTACGCAAGTACAACGTACGTTCTATGCGGCGGGTCAAACAGGACAACAATTATTATTAGGTGCTTATTCTGCCTTATCTCGTCAAATTGGTTTAGGACGTGTAAAAATGTACAACCGTCACGAGATGTTAGAATTAGTAAAAGTAGATGGTAAAGCTCGTGGTATCATTGCTCGTAATTTAATTACTGGAGAAATTGAAAGACATTCGGCACACGCTGTAATTATAGCTTCGGGTGGATATGGTAACGTATATTTCTTATCAACAAATGCAATGGGAAGTAACGTAACAGCTGCTTGGAAAATTCATAAACAAGGAGCACATTTTGCAAACCCTTGTTATGTACAAATTCACCCTACTTGTATTCCTGTTCACGGAACTAATCAATCTAAGTTAACGTTAATGTCAGAATCATTACGTAACTCAGGTCGTATTTGGGTGCCTAAAAAGATAGAAGATGCAGTAGCAATTCGTGAAGGTAAATTAAAACCAGTTCAAATTGCTGAAGAAGATAGAGATTATTTCTTAGAAAGAAGATACCCAGCTTTTGGTAACTTAGTACCTCGTGACGTAGCTTCTCGTGCGGCTAAAGAGCGTTGTGATGCTGGTTTTGGTATCGAAGCTAATGATACTAACGAAGGTGTTTACTTAGATTTCGCTTCTGAAGTAATTGCTAAAGGGAAACAAGCAGCTTATGCTAAAGGAAATCACAATCCTTCGCAAGAAGAAATTGTTACTTTAGGTAAAGCTTGGTTAGAAGAAAAATATGGTAACTTATTTACCATGTACCAAAAAATTACGGATGAGAATCCATATGAAACGCCAATGAAAATTTACCCCGCGGTTCACTATACAATGGGTGGCGTATGGGTTGATTATAACTTACAATCAACTATTCCAGGGTGTTTCGTTGCAGGTGAAGCTAACTTCTCTGATCACGGTGCAAACCGTCTAGGAGCTTCTGCTTTAATGCAAGGTTTAGCCGATGGATATTTCGTATTACCTTATACGGTTTCTAACTATTTAGCAGATGAAATCCGTACGGGTAAAATTTCGACAGATTCTCCTGAATTCGTTCAAGCTGAGAAAAATGTTAGAGATCAAATTAATGCTTTCTTAACTAATAATGGTTCTAAATCAGTGGATCATTTCCACAAACGTTTAGGAAACATTATGTGGAACAAAGTAGGTATGGGACGTAATGAAAAAGGATTGACAGAAGCTATCGCTGAAATTGATGCTTTACGTAAAGAGTTCTATGCTGATGTGTATGTTCCAGGTGCTGCTGATGAAATGAATACGGAATTAGAAAAAGCATTACGTGTAGCTGACTTTATGGAGTTAGGACAGTTAATGGCTATGGATGCTTTACAACGTAAGGAGTCTTGTGGAGGTCACTTCCGTGAAGAATATCAAGATGCAGAAGGTGAAACGTTACGTGATGACGAAAACTTCTCATTCGTAGGAGCTTGGGAATATCAAGGTGAAGACATCAACAAATCGGTATTACATAAAGAAGAGTTGAAATACGAATATATTAAGATTGCAGCTCGTAATTACAAGTAG